From Azospirillum sp. TSA2s, a single genomic window includes:
- a CDS encoding ferredoxin has protein sequence MTTDVAAQKSTLRVVADRGSCCGYGVCAEICPEVYKLDEAGLIVLDSDLVPPGLEEKAREGAESCPQAALRLELIEV, from the coding sequence ATGACGACCGATGTTGCTGCGCAGAAATCCACCCTTCGCGTGGTTGCCGATCGCGGCTCGTGCTGCGGCTATGGGGTGTGCGCGGAGATCTGCCCGGAGGTCTACAAGTTGGACGAGGCCGGCCTGATCGTTCTCGACAGCGATCTGGTGCCGCCCGGACTGGAGGAGAAGGCGAGGGAAGGGGCTGAATCCTGCCCGCAGGCCGCGCTGCGTCTCGAACTGATCGAGGTTTGA